The proteins below come from a single Fodinicola acaciae genomic window:
- a CDS encoding acyl-CoA carboxylase epsilon subunit has product MSERPLLRIVRGTPTDEELAAVTAVVAALAAVPSPPPPRARPLWTDRTALLHAPLLPGKGSWRASGLPR; this is encoded by the coding sequence GTGAGCGAGCGACCGCTGCTGCGGATCGTACGCGGCACGCCGACGGACGAGGAGCTGGCCGCGGTGACGGCGGTGGTCGCGGCACTCGCTGCTGTGCCGTCTCCGCCACCGCCGCGCGCGCGTCCATTGTGGACGGACCGGACGGCGTTGTTGCACGCGCCTTTGCTGCCGGGCAAGGGCTCCTGGCGCGCATCGGGCCTGCCGCGCTGA